One Vibrio pomeroyi genomic region harbors:
- the pntB gene encoding Re/Si-specific NAD(P)(+) transhydrogenase subunit beta yields the protein MSEGLVQAAYIVAAVFFIMSLAGLSKQESARAGNYYGITGMAIALIATIFGPHSAGIVWIIIAMVIGGGIGIHYARKVEMTEMPELVAILHSFVGMAAVLVGYNSYIDPPAAVSLNPADIHAEHVIHLVEVFLGVFIGAVTFTGSIVAFGKLRGVISSSALNIPHKHKWNLAAIVVSTLLMIMFVKADGSMFALMVMTLIAFAFGYHLVASIGGADMPVVVSMLNSYSGWAAAAAGFMLANDLLIVTGALVGSSGAILSYIMCKAMNRSFISVIAGGFGQEVTVSDGDEEQGEHRETSAEDVADMLKNSKSVIITPGYGMAVAQAQYPVHEITEKLRAQGVNVRFGIHPVAGRLPGHMNVLLAEAKVPYDIVLEMDEINDDFDETDTVLVIGANDTVNPAALEDPNSPIAGMPVLEVWNAQNVIVFKRSMNTGYAGVQNPLFFKENTQMLFGDAKQSCLGILEHL from the coding sequence ATGTCTGAAGGATTAGTACAAGCAGCTTATATTGTTGCTGCTGTATTCTTTATTATGAGCTTGGCTGGATTATCGAAGCAGGAATCTGCACGTGCAGGTAACTATTACGGTATCACGGGTATGGCAATCGCGTTGATCGCGACGATCTTTGGCCCTCACTCAGCGGGTATTGTGTGGATCATCATCGCAATGGTGATCGGTGGTGGTATTGGTATCCACTACGCAAGAAAAGTAGAAATGACTGAAATGCCTGAGCTGGTGGCAATTCTGCACAGCTTCGTAGGTATGGCAGCGGTACTTGTGGGTTACAACAGCTACATCGATCCACCAGCGGCTGTGTCACTTAACCCTGCTGATATTCATGCAGAGCACGTGATCCACTTAGTGGAAGTGTTCCTTGGCGTGTTTATCGGTGCTGTGACGTTCACAGGTTCGATTGTTGCGTTTGGTAAGCTTCGTGGCGTTATCTCTTCATCTGCACTGAACATTCCTCACAAGCACAAGTGGAACCTAGCGGCTATCGTTGTTTCGACACTGCTTATGATTATGTTTGTGAAAGCAGACGGCAGCATGTTCGCACTGATGGTGATGACACTTATCGCGTTCGCTTTCGGTTACCACCTGGTGGCATCGATTGGTGGCGCAGATATGCCAGTGGTTGTTTCTATGCTGAACTCGTACTCAGGTTGGGCAGCGGCGGCGGCAGGTTTCATGCTTGCAAACGACTTGCTTATCGTAACCGGTGCACTCGTTGGTTCGTCAGGTGCAATCCTGTCGTACATTATGTGTAAGGCGATGAACCGTTCGTTCATTAGTGTTATCGCTGGTGGCTTTGGCCAAGAAGTCACAGTATCTGATGGCGATGAAGAGCAGGGTGAACACCGTGAAACTTCAGCTGAAGATGTGGCTGACATGCTTAAGAACTCTAAGTCAGTAATCATCACTCCGGGATACGGCATGGCAGTAGCTCAAGCTCAGTACCCAGTGCACGAAATCACTGAGAAGCTAAGAGCGCAGGGCGTAAATGTTCGATTTGGCATCCACCCAGTTGCGGGTAGGTTACCGGGTCACATGAACGTACTGCTTGCTGAAGCAAAAGTACCTTACGATATCGTTCTTGAAATGGACGAAATCAACGATGACTTCGATGAGACAGATACTGTATTGGTTATTGGTGCAAACGACACCGTGAACCCTGCAGCACTTGAAGATCCAAACAGCCCAATTGCTGGCATGCCAGTTCTGGAAGTTTGGAACGCTCAAAATGTTATCGTGTTCAAACGTTCTATGAACACAGGTTACGCCGGTGTTCAAAACCCACTGTTCTTTAAAGAGAACACACAGATGCTGTTTGGCGATGCGAAACAGAGCTGTCTAGGGATTTTAGAGCACCTATAA